From Oncorhynchus mykiss isolate Arlee chromosome 6, USDA_OmykA_1.1, whole genome shotgun sequence, the proteins below share one genomic window:
- the LOC110526069 gene encoding nucleus accumbens-associated protein 2: MSQLLHVEIPNFGSSVLESLNEQRLQGQYCDVAVMVNGQSFKAHRAVLAASSLYFRDLFSGSSQGMFELPSSVTPSCFQQILSFCYTGRLTMAASEQLVLMYTAGYLQIQNIVERRMNLMLKANSPHCDSQTATTEDLGFEPSSPNYSHPALLPGDTLMATCRIKQERCESPMSEEHTAKGLKGYATRSSAQCYMRAGGSGIVPGVQSYPMASGERSSPGASSLPATDSPTSHPNEEEFEEEFYGSSNTNGVYGQNYGHPTNSYSMQDKLDVLSLPLATERRCVLIGRDTMALPPSLISQIGYRCHPTLYTEGDPGEKVELVGGSGVYMTRGQLMNCHLCAGIKHKVLLRRLLATFFDRNTLANSCGTGIRSSTNDPSRKPLDNRVLNTVKLYCQNFAPNFKESEMNVIAADMCTNARRVRKRWLPKIQSMLPETKESSRSSCKGQSRACASSQTSVLSSALPFEMDFRHLTSSYLTLEQQLYAESRKETLLPHLQFVGTTRSEEGAAAAELAESETEHGPERGGRGAQAGQGTERLSECLERAAEVPSLSTQGKAGAGGSPSSKHTGQQEDKLLEDDQ; the protein is encoded by the exons ATGTCCCAGCTCCTGCATGTGGAGATCCCCAACTTTGGCAGCTCTGTGCTGGAGAGTCTGAACGAGCAGCGCCTGCAGGGCCAGTACTGTGATGTGGCCGTCATGGTCAATGGCCAGTCCTTTAAGGCCCACCGCGCCGTGCTGGCCGCCAGCAGCCTCTACTTCAGAGACCTGTTCAGCGGCAGCTCTCAGGGCATGTTTGAACTACCCTCCTCGGTCACCCCGTCCTGCTTCCAGCAGATCCTCTCCTTCTGCTACACGGGCAGGCTGACCATGGCCGCCAGCGAACAGCTCGTGCTCATGTACACGGCCGGCTACCTCCAGATCCAGAACATTGTGGAGCGCAGGATGAATCTCATGCTAAAGgccaactctccacactgcgatTCCCAGACGGCCACCACCGAGGATCTGGGCTTCGAACCGTCAAGCCCCAACTACAGCCATCCGGCCCTGTTGCCAGGCGACACACTAATGGCCACTTGTAGGATTAAGCAGGAAAGATGTGAGTCCCCAATGAGTGAGGAGCACACAGCTAAGGGCCTCAAGGGCTACGCCACAAGGAGCAGTGCACAATGTTACATGAGGGCAGGAGGGAGTGGTATTGTACCCGGAGTACAGTCGTACCCTATGGCCTCTGGGGAGCGCTCTAGCCCAGGGGCCTCCAGCCTCCCAGCCACTGACAGCCCCACTTCCCACCCCAACGAGGAGGAGTTTGAAGAGGAGTTCTACGGCAGCAGCAATACAAACGGGGTTTATGGGCAGAATTATGGGCACCCAACCAACTCCTACAGCA TGCAGGATAAGTTGGACGTGTTGTCCCTACCTCTGGCCACTGAGAGGCGCTGTGTGCTGATCGGCAGGGACACGATGGCGCTGCCACCCAGTCTCATCAGCCAGATTGGCTACCGCTGCCACCCCACCCTGTACACAGAAGGGGATCCCGGGGAGAAGGTGGAGCTGGTGGGAG GTTCTGGTGTATATATGACTCGTGGCCAGTTGATGAACTGTCATTTGTGTGCCGGCATTAAGCACAAAGTGCTGCTGCGTCGGCTGCTCGCCACCTTCTTTGACAG AAACACACTGGCCAATAGCTGTGGAACTGGAATTCGCTCCTCCACCAATGATCCCAGCCGAAAACCGTTGGACAACCGAGTCCTAAACACTGTCAAAC TCTACTGTCAGAACTTTGCACCTAATTTCAAAGAGAGTGAGATGAATGTGATTGCAGCCGACATGTGCACAAACGCCCGGCGTGTGCGAAAGCGCTGGCTGCCCAAGATCCAGTCCATGCTCCCGGAGACCAAGGAGAGCAGCAGAAGCTCCTGCAAGGGGCAGTCCAGGGCCTGTGCGTCATCCCAGACAAGTGTGCTGTCGTCGGCCTTGCCCTTTGAAATGGACTTCAGACACCTGACGTCGTCCTACCTGACCCTAGAACAGCAGCTCTACGCCGAGAGCCGCAAAGAGACtctcctacctcacctgcagtTTGTGGGAACCACCAGGTCAGAGGAGGGGGCTGCAGCAGCAGAGCTGGCTGAGTCCGAGACAGAGCATGGGCCTGAGCGAGGAGGACGAGGAGCCCAGGCGGGCCAAGGAACTGAACGCCTCTCTGAGTGCTTGGAGAGAGCAGCTGAGGTCCCATCCCTCAGCACACAGGGTAAGGCTGGGGCCGGGGGCTCCCCCTCCTCCAAACACACAGGACAGCAGGAGGACAAGTTGCTAGAAGATGACCAGTGA